In the genome of Oscarella lobularis chromosome 1, ooOscLobu1.1, whole genome shotgun sequence, one region contains:
- the LOC136198968 gene encoding FRAS1-related extracellular matrix protein 2-like isoform X1 codes for MAFGLLFFASLCLEVASGSLISVNTGLSVERGRAVFLQPENLAVRPTARTTGSSRCLFTVLATDTTTSRFGSLYPTTFDCTVPPNRVQYFHLGSPRATRDRLAIELRFFAANATIVELVDVIVTVVEPARDRVVANVKIDALTVDRLAGQSQAIDERVVDFLYNRRSISCRLSTLAIPRDAPSYGRLVGARVDEPSVDCDEFLVAGTRYEHNGQRSPDVDYVPFSVELTDVDDDVVVATQRFWIRVDVSSADPNQPPSALIGSLFYITVNEFVTTAVTPSTLSVADGETPSRDVIIEIVRFPDSSSGVLFHADYPEAPLRAFRQSDIDDLKILFRSASVNSVQQTETELVAIDLEGSRSLPIIFTFYVQPMKTQSPVVTVNRGLFLLEGQSRVILPNVNLQIADADDRSAIRLTATRGPRWGRLLVGGTRRIGFPIRDFDDGIVVYEHDHGDERRDDIEFVAIDGDGNDVRFLFQIRVEPVDDQPPYLVNQVIVSVRKGGHVLIRTSDLKAEDAESEDSAIVYVIKTFPMYGTLSRHPKGIYRKKLADENVKTFTQSDINNGLIYYKHNGGSVRSINPPFDFFSFVVTDDNVPPNESDLTTFTISVSSADIYRPVKSVDATLELFADEGGEKALNRRALSYRDDDSDDDALVVQIVRAPYYVDDPRRRPRAGRLTRRYDDTGDVVVVEMFTQKEVNYEKIVYEAPRNEIGSRPRFVRFDFRVSDPAGNALRGVQSLNITLLPVNNQKPVVTTRPVVVSQGETVVISSRFLYATDVDTTSSEIAIRVAVQPLYGVLALSRSSNGDDDDDDDLRLQLNDLNRNRFSYVHDGTRRSTVDSFVVVVSDGVHYVQQVVTIRIELAPTEPPPSVVMISDVFLTVSEKGRVRLTESTLLSLVPANRLATSFRVSRQPRVGRIVVSGRIATIFDATQLAFGVVFYKHDGEIGSNEISDAFELIAIVNGEIVQNGTNVNVRIRPIDDDPPVIRTSARLVVNEGGRAAFSARHLNAVDRDSPDSAIRFVLNASCRYGFIEDLTPARGSEFVPIDVPRTEFPLAHVRAGNVRYVQSRHDGFELTIDRCHVRATDGKNWSPVKTIRINVEPVNDETPTIKVNEKLRVTEGETAVLPRNLLTIKDADVPGDTLTLQVTTRPRYGKLLNRRNETNEFAASAIDAGDVVYAHDDSESSRDSFRIRASDGVHASSDVVVVVDVSPVDDVPPRVVVNAGFTTYVGEVEYFTNRTLLALDVDSPKRRITYVVEYEHGEGLLASVNGEGQRRLGVGKNFTQADIDNGVILYKHIREQTDGAVKRDYFRFALTDGYSSPTDVFFFVTILPSASSSSKLRVVSKIARVREGGRLVITTDLLTASDGTATTKDIIFTVTSPPRSGRLERADAAGTPLAEFTQLNLAENKILYVHTSRGEEAYDAFDFRVTNGIQFFPRTFVVMIDPIDDSLPVVEFYPVDAKYGATTIFSLLDLNAVDADTAPDRVVYVLATVPAHGRLVRRTGNRYDSLEGRFSQRDVDDGLIGYEHDGDDDSSSSDSFRFFVSDGVNSGFHVHPDLRTVVTAAQTFRITIVGGSKSKPTVVASSIFGLVELADRSIGIVLSPFLQSSRGNETSEKLTYEVTTSPVHGHLVANGRAVTFTQADVSAGIVAYVLDLPYDEDVVSDSFSVVVTASDGAQSAPAVVRIDWAWIFIEKQDYVVREGDATHVDVVVLRRGSLDQSAFVSIAAIDETARNGVNFATSRAELLQFNPGDNRKTWRVEIKNDEEVAAGGQAVTLRIILSNALKALTFPGRNHSRISILEDDLFASTAPAEASADPTTMSEVTTTPSGPSLGTTAKATTATTTAAVTTATTTTAAATTAATTTTAATTAATTTTAATTAATTTTAATTAATTTTAATTAATTTTAATTAATTTTAATTAATTTTAAATTLTPTKPTTDFTVETTGYETTASQTVSIVTDRDVTPTTSLSPSTPTSTPSSTPTPSTTSPTPTATPTPPTCLGHTGWTTVNSKCYKMITMKTDWAAARRTCRRELRGSDLFIVKTQEEIELLRTLCVKSCWIGIRLVNDLTPKWIDQSIVTTSAWGNKRPPAYDSEKNRNCVVATDSHWKTNNCSTTRVFVCQFPSSDR; via the exons ATGGCATTCGGCCTTTTGTTCTTCGCAAGCCTTTGCTTGGAAGTAGCATCCGGCTCGCTCATCAGCGTTAACACAGGCCTATCGGTCGAACGCGGTCGTGCCGTGTTTCTCCAACCGGAAAACCTAGCCGTACGACCGACGGCGAGAACAACGGGATCGTCGCGCTGCCTTTTCACCGTTCTCGCAACggacacgacgacgtcgcgcttcGGCTCGCTCTATCCGACGACATTCGACTGCACGGTGCCGCCGAATCGCGTCCAGTACTTCCATTTGGGCTCGccgcgcgcgacgcgcgaTCGTCTCGCAATCGAACTGCGATTCTTCGCCGCCAACGCGACAAtcgtcgaactcgtcgacgtaatCGTAACCGTCGTCGAACCGgcgcgcgatcgcgtcgtAGCGAACgtgaaaatcgacgctctGACGGTCGATCGTCTCGCCGGCCAATCGCaagcgatcgacgaacgcgtcgtcgattttctctacAATCGTCGCTCGATATCGTGTCGCCTGTCGACGCTCGCGATACCGCGCGACGCGCCCTCGTACGGGCGTCTCGTCGgcgctcgcgtcgacgagccgagcgtcgattgcgacgagtttctcgtcgccggcacGCGCTACGAGCACAACGGGCAGCGTTCGCCCGACGTCGATTACGTGCCGTTTTCCGTCGAATtgaccgacgtcgacgacgacgtcgtcgttgctacGCAACGGTTTTggattcgcgtcgacgtgtcGTCGGCCGATCCGAATCAACCGCCGAGCGCTCTGATTGGCTCTCTTTTCTATATCACCGTCAATGAATTCGTTACGACTGCcgtcacgccgtcgacgttgagtGTCGCCGATGgcgaaacgccgtcacgtgacgttaTTATTGAAATAGTTCGTTTTCCGGACTCGTCCAGCGGCGTTCTATTTCACGCCGATTATCCGGAAGCGCCGCTTCGCGCGTTTCGTCAATCGGAcatcgacgatttgaaaattttatttcgttCGGCGAGCGTCAACTCGGTTCAGCAAACGGAAACCGAGTTAGTTGCAATCGATTTAGAAGGAAGTCGTTCGTTGCCTATTATATTCACGTTCTACGTTCAACCGATGAAGACTCAATCGCCAGTTGTGACAGTGAATCGCggtctttttctcctcgaagGCCAATCGCGAGTCATTCTACCCAACGTGAATCTTCAGATTGCAGATGCGGACGATCGAAGCGCTATTCGcttgacggcgacgcgcgGTCCGCGTTGGGGCCgacttctcgtcggcggcacgCGACGAATCGGTTTTCCCATTCgcgacttcgacgacggcattgTCGTGTACGAACACGatcacggcgacgagcgtcgcgacgacatcgagttcgtcgcgatcgacggcgacggaaacgacgttcgttttctctttcaaattcGCGTCGAACCCGTCGACGATCAGCCGCCGTATCTCGTCAATCAGGTGATCGTGTCCGTACGAAAGGGCGGTCACGTGCTCATACGGACTAGCGATTTGAAAGCGGAAGACGCCGAGTCGGAGGATTCCGCTATCGTTTACGTTATTAAAACGTTTCCTATGTACGGAACGCTATCGCGACATCCCAAGGGTATATATAGGAAAAAACTAGCCGATGAAAACGTGAAGACGTTCACTCAAAGCGACATCAATAACggattaatttattacaaacaCAACGGCGGAAGTGTTCGCTCTATCAACCCTcccttcgatttcttctccttcgtcgtgACGGATGACAACGTTCCGCCGAACGAGTCCGACCTGACGACGTTCACGATAtccgtctcgtcggcggacATCTATCGACCGGTgaaaagcgtcgacgcgacgctgGAGTTGTTCGCCGATGAAGGCGGCGAGAAAGCGTTGAATCGACGCGCGCTGTCctatcgcgacgacgactcggacgacgacgcgctcgtCGTGCAAATAGTTCGCGCTCCCTACTACGTTGACGATCCGCGTCGGCGACCGCGCGCGGGCCGACTGACGCGTCGCTACGACGACACcggcgacgttgtcgtcgtcgaaatgtTTACGCAAAAAGAAGTGAACTACGAGAAAATTGTCTATGAAGCGCCGCGCAACGAAATCGGGTCTCGTCCCCGGTtcgttcgattcgattttcgcgtttctGATCCGGCTGGAAATGCCCTTCGCGGCGTTCAATCTCTCAATATTACCCTCTTGCCGGTTAATAATCAAAAACCCGTTGTTACAACgcgtcccgtcgtcgtttctcaaGGCGAAACGGTCGTCATTAGCTCGCGATTTCTCTACGCGACCGACGTGGATACGACGTCGAGTGAGATCGCGATTCGAGTTGCTGTTCAGCCGCTTTACGGCGTGCTCGCTTTaagtcgttcgtcgaacggcgacgacgacgacgacgacgaccttCGTCTACAACTAAACGATCTAAATCGAAATCGCTTTTCGTACGTTCACGACGGaacgcgacgttcgactgtcgattcgttcgtcgtcgtcgtaagcgacggcgttcatTATGTGCAGCAAGTCGTGACGATTCGAATCGAGCTCGCTCCCACCGAACCTCCGCCGTCTGTCGTCATGATTTCCGACGTGTTTTTGACGGTGTCGGAAAAGGGTCGCGTTCGATTGACCGAGTCGACGCTCCTCTCGCTCGTACCCGCCAATcgtttggcgacgtcgtttcgagtgAGTCGACAGCCGCGCGTcggtcgaatcgtcgtctcggGCCGAATCGCGACGATCTTCGACGCAACTCAACTAGcattcggcgtcgttttctacAAAcacgacggcgaaatcggcTCGAATGAGATCAGCGACGCGTTTGAATTAATAGCCATCGTCAACGGAGAAATCGTACAGAACGGAACGAACGTAAACGTGCGTATTCgtccgatcgacgacgatcctcCCGTCATAAGAACGAGCGCTCGACTCGTTGTAAACGAAGGCGGTCGCGCCGCGTTTTCCGCGCGCCATCTCAACGCAGTCGATCGCGACTCGCCCGATAGCGCGATCCGATTCGTCTTGAACGCGTCCTGTCGGTACGGTTTCATTGAAGATCTCACGCCGGCTCGCGGATCGGAATTCGTTCCCATCGACGTGCCGCGAACGGAGTTTCCTCTCGCGCACGTGCGCGCCGGCAACGTGCGATACGTGCAGAGTCGACACGACGGCTTCGAActgacgatcgatcgatgtcACGTGCGAGCGACGGACGGAAAAAATTGGTCGCCAGTGAAAACGATTCGCATTAACGTCGAACccgtcaacgacgaaacACCGACGATAAAAGTAAATGAAAAATTACGAGTCACCGAAGGTGAAACGGCGGTTCTTCCGCGAAATCTTTTGACGATCAAAGACGCCGACGTTCCCGGCGATACGTTAACTCTCCAAGTGACGACTCGTCCGCGTTACGGTAAGCTTCTGAATCggcgaaacgagacgaacgagTTCGCCGCGAGTgcgatcgacgccggcgacgtcgtctacgCGCACGACGACTCGGAATCGAGTCGcgattcgtttcgaattCGAGCGTCGGACGGCGTTCACGCGtcgtccgacgtcgtcgtcgtcgtcgacgtgtcgccggtcgacgacgtgccgccgcgcgtcgtcgtgaaCGCGGGGTTTACGACGTACGTCGGCGAGGTGGAATATTTTACGAATCGCACGCTATTGgcactcgacgtcgattcgccgaaacgacgaataaCGTACGTAGTCGAATACGAACACGGCGAAGGCCTTCTCGCAAGTGTCAACGGCGAGGgtcaacgacgactcggCGTCGGCAAGAATTTCACTCAGGCGGACATCGACAACGGGGTGATTCTCTACAAACACATTCGCGAGCAGACGGACGGCGCGGTGAAGCGCGattattttcgtttcgctttgACCGACGGGTATAGTTCGCCAAcggacgttttctttttcgtgaCGATTTTGccttccgcttcgtcgtcgtccaaacTTCGCGTCGTGAGCAAAATCGCGCGAGTGAGAGAAGGCGGACGACTCGTCATAACGACGGATTTATTGACGGCGTCCGacggaacggcgacgacgaaagacaTTATTTTCACCGTGACGAGTCCGCCGAGGTCGGGCCGACTCGaacgcgccgacgccgcgGGAACGCCACTCGCCGAATTCACCCAGTTGAATTTAGCCGAAAACAAAATCCTATACGTTCACACGAGTCGAGGCGAGGAAGCCTACGACGCATTCGATTTTCGCGTGACAAACGGAATTCAATTCTTCCCGCGcacgttcgtcgtcatgaTCGATCCGATCGACGATTCCcttcccgtcgtcgaattctacccggtcgacgcgaaatacggcgcgacgacgattttttccttGCTCGACctgaacgccgtcgacgccgacacgGCGCCGGATCGCGTCGTCTACGTGCTCGCGACTGTGCCGGCTCACGGGcgtctcgttcgtcgaacCGGCAATAGGTACGATTCGCTCGAAGGTCGGTTTTCtcaacgagacgtcgacgacggtttGATTGGGTACGAgcacgacggcgacgacgactcgagcAGTTCCGActcgtttcgatttttcgtctcgGACGGCGTCAATTCCGGTTTTCACGTGCATCCCGATCTTCGGACGGTCGTGACGGCAGCGCAGACGTTTCGCATCACCATTGTGGGCGGGTCCAAATCGAAGCCGACGGTAGTAGCTTCGTCAATCTTCGGCCTGGTGGAACTCGCCGATCGCTCGATTGGCATTGTTCTAAGTCCCTTTCTACAATCGTCGCGCGGAAATGAAACGAGCGAGAAATTGACGTACgaagtgacgacgtcgcccgtTCACGGTCATTTAGTCGCGAATGGAAGAGCCGTGACTTTTACGCAGGCCGACGTCTCCGCTGGCATCGTCGCTTACGTGCTCGATTTGCcgtacgacgaagacgtcgttaGTGATTCGTttagcgtcgtcgtcacggcgTCGGACGGCGCCCAATCGGCTCCCGCTGTCGTGCGAATTGATTGGGCGTggatttttattgaaaagcAGGATTATGTCGTTCGCgaaggcgacgcgacgcacgtcgatgtcgtcgttcttcgtcgcggCTCTCTCGATCAATCGGCGTTCGTTTCCATTGCGGCGATTGACGAGACGGCGCGAAACGGCGTCAACTTTGCGACGAGTAGAGCGGAATTGCTTCAATTCAATCCCGGCGACAATCGTAAAACGTGGCGAGTGGAGAtcaagaacgacgaagaagtggcGGCAGGTGGACAGGCTGTAACGCTAAGAATAATTCTGTCGAATGCACTCAAAGCTCTCACATTTCCCGGTCGCAATCATTCGAGAATATCCATTCTCGAGGATGATCTCTTCG CTAGCACGGCTCCGGCGGAAGCTTCCGCTGATCCAACGACGATGAGCGAAGTGACAACCACACCTAGTGGTCCCTCGCTAGGAACGACcgcaaaagcgacgacggccaCTACAACGGCCGCGGTCACcactgcgacgacgactacggCGGCGGCCACTACTGCTGCTACTACTACGACGGCGGCCACTACTGCTGCTACTACTACGACGGCGGCCACTACTGCTGCTACTACTACGACGGCGGCCACTACTGCTGCTACTACTACGACGGCGGCCACTACTGCTGCTACTACTACGACGGCGGCCACTACTGCTGCTACTACTACGACGGCGGCCACTACTGCTGCTACTACTACGACGGCGGCAGCTACGACGCTGACGCCAACGAAACCGACTACTGATTTCACTGTTGAG ACTACCGGTTACGAAACAACTGCAAGTCAAACGGTCAGTATAGTGACTGACCGTGAC GTGACACCGACTACGAGTTTGTCACCGTCGACTCCGACTTCAACACCGAGTTCAACGCCGACTCCTTCGACGACAAGTCCAACTCCGACCGCCACG CCCACCCCTCCTACTTGCCTTGGTCACACAG GTTGGACAACTGTCAACTCAAAATGCTACAAAATGATAACGATGAAAACGGATTGGGCGGCTGCTCGTCGTACTTGCCGCAGGGA ACTCAGGGGGTCCGACTTGTTTATCGTCAAAACGCAGGAGGAAATTGAGTTGCTTCGTACACTATGCGTCAAATCCTGCTGGATTG GTATACGTCTTGTTAACGACTTGACGCCCAAGTGGATAGATCAAAGCATTGTGACAACTAGCGCTTGGGGCAACAAACGGCCTCCCGCTTACGACTCAGAAAAGAATCGAAACTGCGTCGTGGCCACTGATAGTCACTGGAAGACGAACAACTGCAGCACGACGCGCGTCTTTGTCTGCCAGTTCCCCTCTTCAGACAGGTAA